In Corynebacterium ulcerans, one genomic interval encodes:
- a CDS encoding metallopeptidase family protein — translation MIQISDEHFEELVDQALSAIPESITEHITNLAILIEDYAEDSPYILGLYHGVALTERSFDHAGFLPDTITIYREALKKYCSSEEELVEQVRITVMHEIGHYFGLEEEDLHRLGYA, via the coding sequence ATGATTCAGATCAGCGATGAGCACTTTGAAGAACTCGTAGACCAAGCGTTATCTGCTATCCCCGAGTCCATCACTGAACACATCACCAACCTTGCCATCCTCATCGAAGATTATGCCGAGGACTCCCCCTATATCCTCGGCCTCTACCACGGTGTGGCACTCACCGAGCGCAGTTTTGATCACGCCGGGTTCCTCCCCGACACCATCACTATTTATAGAGAAGCCCTCAAAAAGTACTGTTCCTCCGAGGAAGAACTTGTAGAACAGGTTCGTATCACCGTTATGCACGAGATCGGCCACTATTTTGGGCTCGAAGAAGAAGATCTGCATCGATTGGGCTATGCCTAG
- a CDS encoding histidine phosphatase family protein, producing the protein MGTMGRIILMRHARTFANAARIFDTRPPGAELTVLGRLQAAEAGVHLAQITQNLGGVVSSVAIRTQQTAVAVVKAYEETLGLPADTYPIDVDPHLREVFSGALEGSSAPEAHEAYVRALDAWMSGDLHAAMPEGETAHEVITRMRPPLESLAALCRETGKDYLAVSHGAAIRIATRYSSDVPESVAQNTYVGNTSLMVIEPRGEFGQWHCEMWGSTLLDQP; encoded by the coding sequence ATGGGAACCATGGGCCGAATTATTCTGATGCGCCATGCGCGCACTTTTGCTAACGCTGCTCGCATATTTGATACGCGGCCACCAGGGGCGGAACTGACTGTTCTGGGCCGGCTCCAAGCCGCAGAAGCGGGCGTGCATTTGGCCCAGATCACCCAGAATCTTGGCGGGGTGGTGTCTTCTGTCGCAATCCGCACTCAGCAGACAGCTGTTGCCGTGGTCAAGGCGTATGAGGAAACCTTGGGGCTTCCGGCGGATACCTACCCCATCGACGTGGATCCTCACCTGCGGGAAGTCTTTTCAGGGGCTTTAGAAGGAAGCTCAGCCCCTGAGGCGCATGAGGCATATGTCCGTGCTCTCGACGCCTGGATGAGCGGGGACCTTCACGCCGCAATGCCGGAAGGGGAAACTGCGCATGAGGTGATTACCCGGATGCGTCCGCCCTTAGAAAGCCTTGCGGCGTTATGCCGGGAGACAGGAAAAGACTATCTCGCTGTGAGCCACGGGGCTGCGATCCGTATTGCCACTCGATATTCTTCCGACGTGCCTGAAAGCGTGGCTCAGAATACCTACGTGGGGAATACCTCTCTTATGGTCATTGAACCTCGAGGAGAATTTGGTCAATGGCATTGCGAGATGTGGGGCAGCACGCTTCTGGATCAGCCATGA
- the pheA gene encoding prephenate dehydratase yields the protein MKIAYLGPEGTFTEAALWKLAERQDFVDVRAIPMRSPREAVDAVRAGEAEYACVAIENSVDGAVTPTFDALAVADDVQIFEEIDLPIAFAIMGLADIDLSTVKTIATHPVAYQQVKGWLARHAPHAEFVAATSNAAAAQLVSEGKADLAAAPLRAAEVYGLSVISDNVADVAGARTRFVLIGQPARSTPRTGTDRTAIMFILKNEPGSLVAALSEFALRGVDLSRIESRPIESGLGYYRFHVDVNGHIDDAPVAEALRALYLRCSVLQFLGSWPAHQANPREAALSADTELIDQAAQWVISIKEGRL from the coding sequence ATGAAGATCGCCTATTTAGGCCCTGAGGGCACATTCACCGAGGCCGCACTATGGAAACTCGCAGAGCGGCAGGATTTTGTGGATGTTCGGGCGATTCCTATGCGCAGTCCGCGCGAGGCTGTGGATGCGGTTCGTGCCGGTGAAGCAGAATACGCATGCGTAGCCATAGAAAATTCCGTCGACGGTGCTGTGACCCCCACCTTTGACGCGCTCGCAGTGGCCGACGACGTGCAGATTTTTGAAGAAATCGACCTTCCCATCGCCTTTGCCATCATGGGACTCGCAGACATAGACCTCTCCACGGTAAAGACCATAGCCACGCATCCGGTGGCCTACCAGCAAGTCAAAGGTTGGCTTGCGCGGCATGCCCCGCACGCAGAATTTGTAGCTGCCACCTCCAACGCTGCCGCGGCACAGCTGGTATCCGAAGGAAAAGCAGATCTTGCCGCCGCTCCGTTACGCGCAGCCGAGGTTTATGGTCTTTCCGTGATCAGCGACAACGTTGCTGATGTGGCCGGTGCTCGCACCCGGTTTGTTCTGATTGGTCAACCTGCGCGATCAACGCCACGAACCGGCACAGACCGCACGGCGATCATGTTTATCCTGAAAAACGAGCCAGGGAGCTTGGTAGCAGCGCTCTCCGAATTTGCTTTGCGAGGAGTCGACCTATCGCGCATTGAATCTCGTCCCATTGAAAGCGGTCTTGGCTATTACCGTTTCCACGTGGACGTTAACGGACATATCGACGACGCCCCCGTCGCAGAAGCACTGCGCGCCCTCTACCTGCGTTGTTCCGTACTCCAGTTCCTAGGATCCTGGCCTGCGCACCAAGCCAATCCGAGGGAAGCCGCCCTCTCCGCTGATACTGAACTCATCGATCAAGCTGCTCAGTGGGTAATCAGCATTAAGGAAGGGCGTCTCTAG
- a CDS encoding amidase — protein sequence MAIHERIDALATQVAGLSAQEHGFAHFDADAAHRQADMRAPLPPQRLSGWIIPAKDLSDVAGMPTSYGSIHRRVMAAETDPFIARYMAQGAIVPGKSLVPELGLTAYTEPVGLAAPVFHGHTPGGSSGGAAVMVARGLVRAAHASDGGGSIRVPAACTGIVGFKPPHDASRANPVTQGFLTRTLADAAYLHNIRPLQRPLRIGVLTQPVHAEVDVAPHILAAVEDAAARLSAAGHTVSAVSRPYGDEPFAAFHDILALKSTKIHGPASPIVEWLRDCGRRVSLSRKAEAMRTFVGVDKLLLDAWDIDVVLTPTLAFDPPPVGHFSAMTPEEDFAAQTRWTPWGTMFNMSGGAALSVPHRGVGIQLGAIRATVSELFGVAEAL from the coding sequence ATGGCAATTCATGAGCGAATCGACGCACTCGCAACGCAGGTAGCCGGCTTATCCGCGCAAGAGCATGGCTTCGCTCATTTCGATGCTGATGCGGCACATCGTCAGGCAGACATGCGCGCGCCCCTACCACCGCAGCGGCTCTCCGGGTGGATCATCCCGGCCAAGGATCTCTCCGATGTGGCAGGCATGCCTACCAGTTATGGCTCGATCCATCGCAGAGTTATGGCGGCGGAAACCGATCCCTTTATAGCCAGATATATGGCGCAGGGTGCGATAGTCCCTGGTAAATCGCTGGTTCCAGAGCTGGGACTCACTGCGTACACAGAACCTGTGGGATTAGCTGCCCCAGTTTTTCATGGTCATACGCCCGGTGGTTCTTCAGGAGGCGCCGCGGTAATGGTCGCTCGTGGATTGGTGCGAGCCGCTCATGCTTCTGATGGTGGTGGTTCGATCCGCGTTCCGGCGGCGTGCACCGGGATCGTGGGCTTCAAGCCACCCCACGATGCGTCGCGAGCCAACCCGGTGACGCAGGGATTCCTCACCCGTACGCTTGCCGACGCCGCCTACCTCCATAACATCCGTCCACTACAACGCCCGTTGCGCATTGGTGTGCTCACGCAACCTGTCCATGCAGAGGTAGATGTTGCACCCCATATTCTTGCCGCAGTAGAGGATGCAGCCGCGCGGCTGTCCGCTGCTGGCCATACGGTAAGCGCAGTGAGCAGGCCTTATGGCGACGAGCCGTTTGCGGCTTTTCATGACATTCTGGCGCTAAAATCTACAAAAATTCATGGGCCGGCGTCTCCGATCGTGGAGTGGCTACGCGATTGCGGGCGCCGTGTGTCTCTATCCCGGAAGGCGGAGGCTATGCGGACTTTCGTGGGCGTCGACAAGCTTCTGCTCGATGCTTGGGACATCGACGTCGTACTCACCCCCACCCTGGCGTTTGATCCACCACCCGTGGGGCATTTCTCCGCGATGACGCCGGAGGAAGATTTTGCAGCGCAGACCCGTTGGACCCCGTGGGGAACCATGTTCAACATGTCTGGTGGCGCCGCGCTCTCGGTGCCGCACCGTGGGGTGGGAATTCAGCTCGGCGCCATCCGCGCGACCGTGTCAGAGCTTTTTGGCGTGGCGGAGGCATTATGA
- a CDS encoding CPBP family intramembrane glutamic endopeptidase — translation MSRRIHVEIWLVLAITFGMSGLRSLLRLIDATLSPIALNEQSTTLNSSRADSPWLDLALQLCGAGTLIAWGLLSLFLLAANAPERRIPGPLLRLTSAKTWLTEVGWGAVLALAIGVPGLAFYVTAVHLGLSKQVIPSSLDIWWAIPILLLYSFANAFAEEIVVVGWLSTRLQQLGKSTGFILLTSSLLRGSYHLYQGFSAGVGNMIMGFLFTWFYLRWRPRHVWPLIVGHFLIDAVAFVGYSLIGGNLQFLGL, via the coding sequence ATGAGTCGCCGCATTCACGTAGAGATCTGGTTGGTTCTTGCTATCACGTTCGGCATGTCCGGATTGCGTTCGCTTTTAAGGCTTATCGACGCCACCCTCTCCCCCATAGCCCTCAACGAGCAGAGCACCACTCTTAATTCTTCCCGGGCAGATTCCCCCTGGCTCGACCTCGCGCTGCAGCTGTGTGGCGCAGGAACTCTCATCGCGTGGGGGTTACTCTCCTTATTCCTCCTGGCTGCCAATGCCCCCGAGCGCCGCATTCCTGGCCCGCTGCTTCGACTCACATCTGCAAAGACATGGCTCACAGAGGTCGGATGGGGAGCTGTGCTTGCGCTTGCTATCGGAGTACCTGGCCTTGCCTTCTACGTCACGGCGGTACACCTGGGATTATCCAAGCAGGTTATTCCGAGTTCGCTCGACATCTGGTGGGCGATTCCCATTTTGCTGCTTTATTCGTTTGCCAACGCCTTTGCAGAGGAAATCGTAGTGGTCGGATGGCTGAGCACGCGACTGCAACAACTCGGTAAATCGACCGGCTTTATCCTCCTGACGTCCTCCTTATTGCGCGGCTCTTATCATCTCTACCAGGGCTTTTCCGCAGGAGTCGGCAATATGATTATGGGGTTCCTCTTCACGTGGTTCTACCTCAGATGGCGCCCACGACACGTCTGGCCGCTCATCGTCGGGCACTTCCTTATTGACGCCGTCGCCTTTGTCGGTTACTCCCTCATCGGTGGAAATCTGCAGTTCTTGGGCCTTTAA
- a CDS encoding LCP family protein — MNPQEPQAGHGSRDEFMRDSQGNPLLDRYGRPVRRRGRSAPQRRPRRNAQAPQPEATRFDAPAQPQRPQQYFPSEHEQQQLRQQQLSQGYADPRGHQSQNFQPNRHFERHQAAIQQPKAPRRRRRILRPRGCLSSLTWLVVIVMVLSVAGTLWMDTKLNRTDARPANRVANTAGTNWLLVGSDSRTGLSEADAQRLGTGGDLGSMRTDTIMLLHIPTSGKATLLSLPRDSYVSIPGYGMDKINAAFTYGGAPLLTQTVEGATGLRVDHYAEIGMGGLANVVDAVGGIEVCPAEPITDPLAALSINAGCQKVNGPTALGYVRTRATPLGDLDRVQRQREFFAALVNKLTSTSTFANPFRFFPTITSVAGSFTVGSNDHVWHLFRVALAMREGVDTVTVPYSGFANYDVGSVVLWDEAAAEQLFSSLR, encoded by the coding sequence ATGAACCCACAGGAGCCACAGGCAGGACACGGATCGCGTGACGAGTTCATGCGCGACTCCCAAGGAAATCCCCTGCTCGATCGCTACGGGCGCCCCGTACGCCGCCGAGGTAGGAGCGCACCGCAACGACGGCCGCGTCGTAACGCTCAGGCTCCCCAGCCGGAGGCAACGCGTTTCGACGCCCCCGCGCAACCGCAGCGCCCCCAACAATATTTCCCGTCGGAACACGAACAACAGCAGCTGCGGCAGCAACAACTATCCCAGGGCTACGCCGACCCCCGTGGGCACCAATCCCAGAATTTCCAACCCAACCGCCACTTTGAACGCCACCAGGCCGCTATCCAGCAGCCCAAAGCACCCCGACGTCGCCGGCGGATTCTGCGCCCACGTGGTTGTTTGTCCAGCTTAACGTGGCTAGTAGTTATCGTTATGGTCCTCAGTGTCGCCGGCACGCTCTGGATGGATACCAAGCTCAACCGCACCGATGCCCGCCCCGCGAATCGCGTCGCTAACACTGCTGGAACAAACTGGCTACTCGTCGGCTCAGATTCCCGCACAGGACTCAGCGAAGCCGACGCCCAACGACTAGGCACCGGCGGCGACCTCGGCTCCATGCGAACCGACACCATCATGCTGCTCCACATACCCACCAGCGGCAAAGCAACTCTGCTGTCCCTCCCCCGCGACTCCTACGTCAGTATTCCTGGGTATGGAATGGATAAAATCAATGCGGCTTTCACCTATGGTGGCGCACCGCTGCTCACCCAAACTGTCGAAGGAGCCACCGGACTGCGCGTGGACCACTACGCAGAAATCGGCATGGGCGGATTAGCCAACGTTGTCGATGCGGTTGGCGGCATCGAAGTCTGCCCGGCAGAACCCATCACAGACCCCCTAGCGGCACTTTCCATTAATGCTGGATGCCAGAAAGTCAACGGTCCAACAGCCCTCGGATATGTCCGCACGCGTGCTACTCCCCTAGGCGATCTTGATCGCGTACAACGCCAACGAGAATTTTTCGCCGCACTGGTTAATAAACTCACGTCCACCAGCACCTTTGCCAATCCATTCCGGTTCTTCCCCACCATAACCAGCGTGGCAGGAAGCTTCACCGTAGGCAGTAATGACCACGTCTGGCATCTTTTCCGCGTCGCCCTAGCGATGCGTGAAGGAGTAGACACCGTCACTGTCCCTTACTCAGGATTTGCCAACTACGACGTAGGAAGCGTGGTCCTGTGGGACGAAGCAGCAGCTGAACAGCTATTCAGCTCTTTGCGATAA
- a CDS encoding HtaA domain-containing protein — protein MCARLVPGELHNSKGTALNRMRRHTATIVATVMASSLVSLTPVAYSQDASAEGSLSWGIRSSFNNYTGGATKLSDGAARSDKSFTFPLVSQTFNESTSKLEAQFKGEVLYKKYCKNTGKKDPVDDECSLDLSMKNPKVVIAPEGSYMEATVRSKQYTTGQYFSPEGPVRIANLYTSGAQFTDSEGKISWSDIATALTPDGVKMFSDFYNENEGLDPLGFTYKGKGVRPAGDQGGLRTAAQKWTAPKDYDHISRPFLYGEKIVVVTAEYGVTLLDAELRPIATKELPIDKLATVAFNDATGELFYAASEGASDAKTLMKVAVSGDAIGEPISVGTVSEPIRGIGVDPDSGKFFAISAEAGDDSARDNGGHLTIFDKSEKQRSIALPKTEKILGAKVVDGESVYAKIFNIDDFAEVAKMNDGTFIFHPGAAIVLNEEDSVATKGFLFSIDLNASDEEAFKYMKGSQYLERTALFGVSTDGETILRSTHFGRGGAQMLKYANRDVSVVTESIQLSGGELWAGSVFHDGKIVQLDGKNGNLNWLDPADLKVEKSLPITNGRETSNRRHGDFLINKNGDVYVQTLDESTGDLKEYYVLTRMTDMSKPPAAKPDNENRLKEIERLESDKTKPSTSGKAEQIGKIIGIVLGVLGGLSVLSFFFQNHIRSFLGL, from the coding sequence ATGTGCGCTCGGCTAGTGCCGGGTGAATTGCATAACTCGAAAGGAACTGCGTTGAACCGAATGCGACGCCATACGGCCACTATTGTGGCAACGGTTATGGCATCCTCCCTCGTTTCCCTCACACCAGTTGCATATTCGCAGGATGCCTCAGCTGAAGGCTCCCTGTCTTGGGGAATACGTTCTAGCTTTAACAATTACACTGGTGGCGCTACAAAGCTTTCCGACGGCGCCGCCCGTTCCGATAAATCCTTTACCTTCCCTTTGGTCTCCCAGACTTTTAATGAGTCCACCTCAAAGCTTGAGGCCCAATTCAAAGGTGAGGTCCTGTACAAGAAGTACTGCAAAAATACAGGGAAAAAAGACCCTGTTGATGATGAGTGCTCGCTCGACCTCTCCATGAAGAACCCTAAGGTGGTCATTGCTCCAGAGGGGTCCTACATGGAAGCCACTGTGCGCTCGAAGCAATACACCACGGGCCAGTACTTCTCCCCTGAAGGGCCTGTCCGAATTGCAAACCTGTATACGTCGGGAGCGCAATTTACGGATAGCGAGGGCAAAATCAGCTGGTCTGATATCGCTACTGCGCTGACTCCCGACGGTGTGAAAATGTTCTCTGATTTTTATAACGAGAATGAAGGCCTAGACCCTCTTGGTTTCACTTACAAAGGCAAGGGTGTGCGCCCGGCCGGTGATCAAGGTGGTCTGCGAACCGCGGCCCAAAAATGGACAGCACCAAAGGACTACGATCACATCTCCCGCCCATTCCTCTACGGCGAGAAGATCGTGGTTGTGACTGCTGAATACGGAGTGACGCTTCTCGACGCAGAACTGCGACCCATAGCTACAAAAGAACTACCCATAGATAAGCTGGCCACGGTCGCTTTTAATGACGCGACGGGCGAGCTCTTCTACGCAGCATCGGAGGGTGCCTCTGATGCGAAGACACTCATGAAAGTCGCTGTCTCTGGAGACGCGATTGGTGAGCCTATCAGCGTGGGAACCGTTTCTGAGCCTATTCGGGGAATCGGCGTGGATCCAGATTCCGGCAAGTTCTTTGCAATTAGTGCTGAAGCAGGCGACGACTCAGCCAGGGACAATGGTGGTCATCTCACCATTTTTGATAAGTCTGAGAAACAGCGCTCGATAGCTCTTCCGAAGACGGAAAAAATTCTTGGGGCGAAGGTTGTCGATGGCGAGTCGGTGTACGCCAAGATCTTTAATATTGATGACTTTGCCGAAGTTGCGAAGATGAACGATGGAACCTTTATCTTCCATCCAGGTGCTGCCATAGTTCTGAACGAAGAAGACAGCGTTGCTACCAAGGGCTTCCTCTTCTCTATTGATCTGAATGCCTCCGATGAAGAAGCTTTCAAGTACATGAAGGGGTCTCAGTACCTAGAGCGTACGGCTCTTTTTGGGGTGTCTACTGATGGCGAAACTATCCTGCGATCTACCCACTTTGGCCGAGGTGGCGCACAAATGTTGAAGTACGCCAACCGGGATGTTTCTGTAGTGACAGAATCCATACAGCTTTCTGGAGGAGAGCTTTGGGCAGGTTCAGTTTTCCATGACGGAAAAATTGTTCAGTTAGACGGCAAGAACGGCAATCTGAACTGGCTCGATCCCGCAGATTTGAAAGTAGAAAAGTCGCTTCCCATCACTAATGGCAGAGAGACGTCCAACCGGCGACACGGTGACTTTTTAATCAACAAAAACGGTGACGTTTATGTGCAGACCTTGGATGAATCGACTGGCGATCTCAAGGAATATTACGTGCTCACTCGTATGACAGACATGTCCAAACCGCCTGCGGCTAAGCCTGACAATGAAAACCGCCTTAAAGAAATCGAGCGGCTTGAGTCAGACAAAACAAAGCCTTCAACCAGCGGGAAAGCTGAGCAAATAGGAAAGATCATCGGCATTGTCCTGGGAGTCTTGGGTGGACTTTCCGTTCTTTCTTTCTTCTTCCAAAACCATATTCGTAGCTTCTTGGGTCTCTAA
- a CDS encoding alanine/glycine:cation symporter family protein, protein MADALSTLNSVIWSPALVFLCLAAGIYFTVATRFVQLRGLPDMLRQLRRGEKSENGVSSFQSLMMSLAGRVGVGNIAGVATAIAFGGPGAVFWMWMVAFLGASTSFVECTLAQIYKEQDRDTGEYRGGPAFYLEKAYRHTKAAPFMLVYGIVFAVAMILSTSYFLPGIQANGVAAAVNNAWGVDVKITAVVLAVVLALIIIGGVKRIANFATMVVPAMAAIYIAVAVVILFMNFDQIPHVFGLIFKSAFNAEATFSGLFGSAIMWGVRRGIYSNEAGQGTGPQAAAAAEVSHPAKQGFAQAFAVYVDTLFVCSATAFIIISTDMYKVFSGESEEGAVVYQGSLPDGVPVGPGFVQSGLDSVASGLGPSFIAVAIMFFAFTTVVAYYYLSETNFAYLNRWVHSKGLRRVIIWALRSLMIVSVIIGATSTPGAAWTLGDIGVGTTAWLNVIGILILQVPALKCLRDYYRQKKAGLEPDFDPDAVGIKNADFWVERKKRREAVGAERGAHIDPRLGDAPYEP, encoded by the coding sequence ATGGCTGATGCACTTAGTACTCTGAACTCAGTAATCTGGTCTCCAGCGCTTGTGTTTTTGTGCTTGGCTGCAGGCATCTACTTCACTGTGGCTACCCGGTTTGTGCAGCTGCGAGGTCTTCCGGATATGCTCCGGCAGCTGCGGCGTGGTGAAAAATCGGAAAACGGTGTCTCCTCTTTCCAATCGTTGATGATGTCCCTTGCCGGTCGTGTGGGCGTGGGCAACATTGCTGGTGTGGCTACGGCTATCGCATTCGGTGGCCCCGGTGCAGTGTTTTGGATGTGGATGGTTGCCTTTTTGGGTGCCTCAACATCATTTGTGGAATGTACCCTCGCTCAGATTTATAAAGAACAGGATCGCGATACCGGCGAGTACCGTGGCGGGCCGGCGTTTTATCTGGAAAAGGCGTATCGCCACACCAAGGCTGCCCCATTTATGCTGGTCTATGGCATTGTCTTTGCCGTCGCGATGATTCTTTCCACCAGCTACTTTCTCCCGGGAATCCAAGCGAACGGTGTGGCCGCGGCGGTCAATAATGCATGGGGGGTGGATGTAAAGATTACCGCTGTGGTGCTTGCTGTGGTGCTTGCTCTGATCATTATCGGCGGGGTGAAGCGCATCGCAAACTTTGCCACGATGGTGGTGCCGGCCATGGCTGCTATTTATATCGCGGTTGCCGTTGTCATCTTGTTTATGAACTTTGATCAGATTCCTCACGTCTTTGGTTTGATTTTTAAGTCTGCGTTTAATGCTGAGGCCACTTTCTCGGGGCTGTTTGGATCCGCGATCATGTGGGGTGTTCGTCGTGGTATTTATTCCAATGAGGCTGGTCAGGGCACTGGCCCGCAGGCTGCAGCTGCTGCGGAGGTCTCGCACCCGGCAAAGCAAGGTTTTGCGCAAGCGTTTGCCGTGTACGTCGATACGCTTTTTGTGTGTTCTGCAACGGCGTTCATCATCATCTCGACCGATATGTACAAGGTCTTTTCCGGTGAGAGCGAAGAGGGGGCTGTGGTCTACCAAGGCTCGCTGCCGGATGGCGTTCCAGTGGGGCCGGGATTTGTGCAGTCGGGTTTGGATTCAGTTGCTTCGGGATTAGGACCGTCGTTTATCGCGGTCGCCATTATGTTCTTTGCCTTTACCACGGTGGTTGCTTATTACTACTTGTCGGAGACCAATTTTGCGTATCTGAATCGCTGGGTCCACAGCAAGGGACTGCGTAGAGTTATTATCTGGGCGCTTAGGTCGCTCATGATTGTGTCGGTGATTATTGGCGCGACGTCCACTCCTGGCGCGGCGTGGACGCTGGGTGATATTGGAGTGGGCACTACTGCCTGGCTTAACGTGATCGGAATACTTATTCTGCAGGTACCTGCCCTTAAATGCTTGCGTGATTATTATCGGCAGAAGAAGGCTGGACTGGAACCGGACTTTGATCCAGATGCCGTGGGTATTAAGAATGCTGATTTCTGGGTCGAGCGCAAGAAGCGTCGTGAAGCGGTTGGGGCTGAGCGCGGTGCTCATATCGATCCTCGCCTTGGCGACGCACCCTATGAACCCTAA
- a CDS encoding DUF5926 family protein, with amino-acid sequence MAKKNKKKEQLPEGMSRRQAKLAARAAERAAFERDPRPYGGFAFETDLVAMQEFVPSAVAKVTVEGLGEVSLCTVLPGGSAALVREESVGGDILVALQTQARSNNPNRDLAYALNWAKSAKPGETLDRAVADGTEPKLNELLGADQEIEITEFGDFNWWIPEGTAVSPMHAQAIQAANDSVLPSHRVEAEVPGTVWWINPGQKAHIRWVRGEEEDTLLRALARIAARGELKLGDETKFAGVFRTHGLAVPVWDLDPERSHEDYAADLVSLNEKIEAELGNDSQLNPDERRQLENIKSRQVTIR; translated from the coding sequence ATGGCTAAGAAGAACAAAAAGAAGGAACAGCTTCCTGAGGGCATGAGTCGTCGTCAGGCTAAGCTTGCTGCTCGCGCTGCAGAACGCGCGGCATTTGAGCGCGACCCGCGGCCGTATGGTGGATTCGCTTTTGAGACGGATCTGGTGGCTATGCAGGAATTCGTGCCGTCTGCGGTGGCTAAGGTCACGGTTGAGGGGCTTGGCGAGGTGTCGTTGTGCACGGTTTTGCCAGGTGGTAGCGCGGCATTGGTGCGCGAAGAGTCAGTAGGGGGAGATATCCTCGTCGCTCTGCAGACCCAGGCCCGTTCCAATAATCCGAATCGCGATCTGGCCTATGCCCTGAACTGGGCGAAGAGCGCTAAGCCGGGAGAGACCTTGGATCGCGCTGTGGCAGATGGCACCGAGCCAAAGTTGAACGAGCTACTTGGCGCTGACCAGGAGATCGAGATCACCGAGTTCGGCGATTTCAACTGGTGGATTCCGGAAGGCACTGCCGTGAGCCCCATGCATGCTCAGGCAATCCAGGCGGCTAATGACTCCGTTTTGCCTTCGCATCGCGTAGAGGCAGAAGTTCCAGGAACCGTATGGTGGATTAACCCAGGTCAGAAGGCTCACATTCGGTGGGTACGCGGCGAGGAAGAAGACACGTTGTTGCGCGCCCTTGCCCGCATTGCTGCCCGCGGAGAGCTAAAGCTTGGCGACGAAACCAAGTTTGCCGGCGTCTTCCGCACCCACGGACTCGCCGTCCCGGTGTGGGATCTGGATCCTGAGCGCTCTCACGAGGACTATGCCGCTGATCTTGTGTCCTTGAATGAGAAGATTGAGGCTGAGCTGGGCAATGACTCTCAGTTGAATCCTGATGAGCGTCGTCAACTGGAGAACATCAAGTCTCGTCAGGTGACTATTCGCTAG
- a CDS encoding glycerophosphodiester phosphodiesterase, with amino-acid sequence MQIIAHRGFRSAYPEMSAQAFEKALELPIHGVECDVRLTCDGHVVCHHDRTLLRTAGEKTRISTATLQQLRHANIGTSDNPQHILTLDELLDIVLAYPDKHLYVETKHPLRYGAMLEESIAMRLRYRGLLADPRIHIISFSHASISRMRRLAPGIDTIYLRREWEARYNPLDVVPSRPTARGLSIAHAKLRPSLVGHKGKRTYIWTVNEREDMRWALDHGADMIATDYPDRALEVVRGG; translated from the coding sequence GTGCAGATTATCGCACATCGAGGCTTTAGATCGGCGTATCCTGAGATGAGTGCCCAGGCCTTTGAAAAGGCATTGGAGCTTCCCATCCATGGAGTTGAATGCGATGTCCGTTTAACGTGCGACGGACATGTGGTCTGTCACCATGATCGAACCTTATTGCGCACTGCCGGTGAGAAGACGCGAATATCTACGGCGACTCTTCAACAGTTGCGTCATGCCAACATCGGTACTAGCGATAACCCGCAGCACATTCTTACTCTTGACGAGCTCCTCGATATAGTGCTTGCTTACCCAGACAAGCACCTTTATGTGGAGACTAAACACCCGCTGCGCTACGGCGCAATGTTAGAGGAAAGCATCGCCATGCGCTTGCGCTACCGGGGGCTGCTCGCGGATCCTCGGATTCACATTATTTCCTTCTCGCATGCGTCGATTAGCAGGATGCGTCGTTTGGCTCCCGGAATCGACACGATTTATCTGAGAAGGGAATGGGAGGCTCGCTACAACCCCTTGGACGTTGTACCATCGCGCCCGACAGCCCGGGGGCTCTCTATTGCTCATGCGAAGCTCCGTCCTAGTCTGGTCGGGCACAAAGGTAAGAGAACGTACATATGGACTGTGAATGAGCGTGAGGATATGCGCTGGGCGCTTGACCATGGTGCCGATATGATCGCTACCGATTATCCCGATAGGGCCCTCGAGGTAGTGCGTGGAGGGTAA